The proteins below come from a single Zea mays cultivar B73 chromosome 8, Zm-B73-REFERENCE-NAM-5.0, whole genome shotgun sequence genomic window:
- the LOC103636397 gene encoding probable carboxylesterase 16 produces the protein MPSVGVKIYSVFFKLLLRHRLQSLASAGGLDNAAFGVSCRPDEATAPPNPAFSAAADGVASKDLHIDPNSSLSVRIFLPTPPPPHAHPRRASDPTPTAPAAGAPYRGYLPHAVASPRAAASARRRLPIVVQFHGGGFVTGSNTAAANDAFCRRVAKLCDAIVVAVGYRLAPESRYPAAFEDGVKVLKWITKQANLAMMTKVRGGVDTFGASTVEPWIAAHGDPARCVLLGASCGANIADYVTRKVVEDGKPFDPVKVVAQVLMYPFFIGSVPTHSEIRLANSYFYDKSTCLLAWRLFLSDKEFNLDHPAANPLAPGRGGPPLKCMPPTLTVIAEHDWMRDRAIAYSEELRKVNVDSPVLDYKDTVHEFATLDVFLKTPQAQACAEDIAIWMKKYISLRGHEFSY, from the exons ATGCCGAGCGTCGGCGTGAAGATCTACAGCGTCTTCTTCAAGCTCTTGCTCCGCCACCGCCTCCAGTCGCTGGCCTCCGCGGGGGGCCTCGACAACGCGGCCTTCGGGGTCTCCTGCCGCCCCGACGAGGCCACCGCGCCGCCCAACCCGGCCTtctccgccgccgccgacggcgtCGCCTCCAAGGACCTCCACATCGACCCCAACTCCTCGCTCTCCGTCCGCATCTTCCTCCCGACGCCCCCGCCCCCGCACGCGCACCCGCGCCGCGCCAGCGACCCCACCCCGACCGCCCCCGCCGCTGGCGCGCCGTACCGAGGCTACCTCCCGCACGCCGTAGCCTCGCCGCGCGCCGCCGCGTCGGCGCGCCGGAGGCTGCCCATCGTCGTGCAGTTCCACGGCGGCGGCTTCGTCACCGGGAGCAACACCGCCGCGGCCAACGACGCCTTCTGCAGGAGGGTCGCCAAGCTCTGTGATGCCATTGTCGTCGCCGTGGGATACAGGCTTGCGCCAGAGAGCAGATACCCGGCCGCGTTTGAGGACGGGGTCAAGGTGCTCAAGTGGATTACCAAACAGGCAAATCTCGCCATGATGACCAAGGTCAGGGGTGGTGTGGACACCTTCGGTGCGTCCACTGTTGAGCCGTGGATTGCTGCACATGGTGATCCAGCTAG ATGTGTTCTACTTGGTGCAAGCTGTGGTGCAAATATTGCTGATTATGTCACTCGGAAGGTGGTCGAAGATGGGAAACCATTTGACCCAGTTAAGGTTGTTGCACAAGTCCTGATGTATCCCTTTTTCATAGGGAGTGTTCCAACACACTCGGAAATAAGGCTTGCGAACTCATACTTCTATGACAAGTCCACATGTTTACTTGCTTGGAGATTATTTTTGTCAGATAAAGAGTTCAACCTAGACCACCCTGCTGCCAACCCTCTGGCGCCTGGCAGAGGAGGCCCTCCACTGAAGTGCATGCCGCCGACCTTAACGgttattgccgagcatgactggaTGAGGGATCGAGCAATTGCTTACTCTGAGGAACTCCGCAAGGTTAATGTTGACTCGCCGGTTCTTGACTACAAGGATACAGTTCACGAGTTTGCAACCCTGGACGTATTCCTAAAAACACCACAGGCGCAGGCCTGTGCCGAGGACATTGCCATATGGATGAAGAAATATATATCCCTCAGAGGGCATGAGTTCTCATATTAG